A genomic region of Pontibaca methylaminivorans contains the following coding sequences:
- a CDS encoding site-specific tyrosine recombinase XerD, producing MSGGPAGDHGWIARFLEAQAAELGAATNTLLAYGRDLKDFSAWLSPGAGGFAGVTQECIESYLLHCDAQGLATSTRARRLSAIRQLYRFAFDEGWRSDNPAIRISGPGRSRRLPGTLGMEEVDRLLAAARASGRDDMARVRNTCLLELLYATGMRVSELVALPVSAARGDPRLLLVRGKGGKERMVPLSPPAREALATWLRLRDAAESGRRAEAGAGAGGSPFLFPSRGKSGHLTRNRFYLLIKELAVAAGVAPSRVTPHRLRHAFATHLLENGADLRSIQMLLGHADLATTEIYTHVLEARLRDLVLTHHPLARDAQ from the coding sequence ATGAGCGGTGGGCCGGCCGGGGATCACGGCTGGATCGCCCGGTTTCTCGAGGCGCAGGCGGCGGAACTCGGCGCCGCCACCAACACGCTGCTGGCCTATGGGCGCGATCTCAAGGATTTTTCCGCCTGGCTGTCGCCCGGCGCGGGCGGATTCGCGGGTGTCACGCAGGAATGCATCGAATCCTACCTGCTGCATTGCGACGCGCAGGGACTGGCGACATCGACCCGGGCGCGCCGCCTTTCGGCGATCCGCCAGCTTTACCGCTTTGCCTTCGACGAGGGCTGGCGCAGCGACAATCCCGCGATCCGCATTTCCGGCCCCGGCCGCAGCCGCCGACTTCCCGGCACGCTCGGCATGGAAGAGGTGGACCGGCTCCTTGCCGCGGCGCGCGCCAGCGGGCGCGACGACATGGCGCGGGTGCGCAATACCTGTCTGCTCGAACTGCTCTATGCCACCGGGATGCGGGTGTCGGAACTCGTGGCCCTGCCCGTTTCCGCCGCGCGCGGCGATCCCCGCCTGCTGCTGGTCCGCGGCAAGGGCGGCAAGGAACGGATGGTGCCGCTCTCGCCCCCGGCGCGCGAGGCGCTCGCCACATGGCTGCGCCTGCGCGACGCGGCGGAGTCCGGGCGCCGGGCGGAAGCGGGCGCAGGCGCGGGCGGCTCGCCGTTCCTGTTCCCGTCGCGCGGGAAAAGCGGGCACCTGACCCGCAACCGGTTCTATCTGCTGATCAAGGAACTTGCCGTCGCCGCCGGGGTTGCGCCCTCGCGCGTCACGCCGCACCGCCTGCGCCATGCCTTTGCCACCCATCTGCTTGAAAACGGGGCCGATCTGCGCTCGATCCAGATGCTGCTCGGCCATGCCGACCTTGCCACGACGGAAATCTATACCCATGTGCTCGAGGCGCGGCTGCGCGATCTGGTGCTGACGCATCATCCGCTCGCCCGCGATGCGCAGTGA